Part of the Streptomyces sp. NBC_01353 genome, AGCGGCGGCAGCATGGCCGCGAAGAGACGCTGCAGCCAGATCCTCGGCGCGAGCCCGGAGCGCTCGACCAGCTCGGCGACGAACGCCCGGCCGTCCGGGTCGGTGTGGAGCAGGGCCGCGAGGGTGCGGGCGCGCTCGCCGGGCGGGAGCCTGAGGGGTTCGCGCCAGATCGCGCCGAGGAGTTCCTTGTACTGGTACGGGACCTCGGGCAGCCGGTCGTAGAGGGGGTGCTCGACCGTGACGGAGGCTACTTCGCCGAGCAGGATCACCCCGCACTCGTCGCGCAGGAACGGGTCGGCGTCCCGCAGTCCGTGGACCCAGGAGGTGACGGCGGGGGCGGCGAGGGTCCGTTCCGTGGGGAGGCCGCGCCAGACGAGAGTGTTGAGGACCGACAGCGGAAGCTTGACGGTGTGCCTGTCGGGCCGGCTCGTGTTGAGGAACGTGCGGATGGACTGCTGCGGCAGCCGGAGGTCCCCGTCGGCCGTCAGCGGCACGATGGCTCCGGCGGCGACGGCGGGGGCGTAGAGCGGGAGGACGATCTCGTCCCACTGCCAGGGGTGGACGGGCAGGAGGAGGTACGTCTCGGGGTCGAGCCCTCGGGCCCGCAGCGTGCCGTGGAAGGTCTCGCGGATGTCGGCGTCGAGCTCGCCCGCGTAGAGGCGGTCCGGAGTGTCGAGGCCAGGGACTCCGCGGTAAGCGGCGAGGTCGGTGCTCACGGCGATCCAGGGGAGCCGGGTGGTACGGCGGGCCTCGGGCGCCCAGCGGGCCGTGTCGGTCGCGGAGAAGCCGATCCGGCCCTTGTTGAGGACGAGCCACGGATGCCCGGTCTGATGGCCTTCGAGTTCGGCGTATCCGAGATCGGCCAGCCGGTCGGCCGTCAGCGCGGTCCGCTCGAGGCGGGCGTCGGCGGCGAGGGTGGTGGTGAACTCGCGGATGAGATGGCCGAGGGTGGCGCCGTCGAGGCGGAGGAGCACGCGGGCCCGGACGAGGAAGTCGAGGGGGTCGGTCATCGGCTGCCCGTCGAGGGCGAGGGAGTCGGGAGCGACCCGCCAGCTTCCGTAGGCGCCACGGCGGGCCGTGAAGGTGAGTGGCGAGCCGTCGTCGAGCTGCAGGAGGTAGCGGTCGGTGTCGCCGGCGGTGTCGGTCGCCGGGTCGGCGGAGACGGGGACGGGCTCGACGATCTCCTCGTACGCGAACTCGCCGATGGTCTTGGCGAGCAGGCGCGCTGCGGCCCTGGTCCAGGCCGCGGCAGTCAGCTCGGGGGGTGTGAGCAGTCCGGAGTCATGGGTGGCAGGGGACGACGGCACGGGGACTCCTCTGGGTGGGAACCGCTGTGGGTCGAGCGGTGTATGTAAGGCAGAGAGGCGTTCACAGCACGTGACGAAGGGCGCGGTCACGGACCATGAGCGCGGCTCGTTTGTCGGGAAGGTCGACTTCCGCCGAGAGGCGGAAGCCGGCGCTCAGGAAGGCCGAGACGGAAGGGGTGTTGCGAAGGTCGGGTTCTGCGATGACTCGGGTGCAGCGAGGCCGGTGGTCGAGCACGAGATCGGCGACTGCTCGCAGCAGTGTGGTGCCAACTCCGCGGCCGCGGTCGGCGACGCTGCCGAGGAGGAGGTGGATGCCGGTGTCGTGGGGCCGGGCGGGATAGTGCCGGGAGAGCGGGTCGAGGTCGGCGCGGTAGATCTCGAAATAGCTCATCGGTGTGGAGTCGAGGGCGCCGAGGCAGGGCACGCTGCGGCCGTCGCCGTCGAGTCGCGCGCGAATATGGGACTCGGTCACCGATTCCGGTCCGGCGAGATCCCAGAAGGCGGCCACGGCCGGGTCGTTCATCCAGCGGGTGAGGAGCGCCAGGTCCCGTTCGATCCGCACAGGTACGAGGTGGAACGAGCCGACAGGGGTGGCCGCCGGACCCCAGGTGGCGACGTCGTCGAGGAGGTCGCCGAACGTTGTCGCCGTGCCGTCGGTGCCGAGCAGGGCGACGAGTTCGTCAGCGAGATGCAGGTCCAGGGTGTCCTCACCGCCCGTGTCGGTCGGTGGTCGGGAGCCGGCTCCGGAGTCGGTGCCCGGGTCGGTGCTCGCATCGGTGGGGGGCATGGTGGCGCTCCTCTCGGCGGTTCGGTTCGGATCGTGGACTTTCGGCCGGGCGGTGGGCGTGTGGTCGGGATGAGGGCGGGGTGTGTCCTCAGGAACGGAGGGGGTTGGTGATGGCGACGTAGACGGACTGGGTGTCCACGGGTCCGACGAGTTCGTCGAGGCCGTGCAGGCGGGTGAGGAGGTTGGCCTTGCAGCGCAGGGTCGCGGCTTCCAGGAGCCGGTGCGGCAGCGGGGAGCCGAGGCCGGTGGCGGAGGTGAGGAACTGGCGGAAGCCGGCGAGCAGGACGCGTTCGTCGGCGAGACGCTGGGCGCCGAAGGCTCCGATGAGGCCGAGGACGTTGTTGATGCCGAGGTAGTAGGCGAAGCGCTCGTCGGTGACCTGGTCGGAGACGAACGTGTCGCTGGCGGTGCCGATGCCGGGGAGTCGGTTTTCCAGCTCGTCGCGGCGGGACTCGCGGAAGTAGTACCCCTGGTTGTCGCGGTAGCGGCCGCCGATGGGCCAGCCGTGGGTGTCGAGGAGCACCAGGGTGTTCTGCTGGTGGGCTTCGAGGGCGACGCCCGCGTGACCGTCGAGCCAGAGCACGGGGCGGACGACCTGGTCGAGGTAGCGCAGGAACCACTCCGCGGCGACGGCCGTGGTGGGGCGGCCGGTGCGGGCGGCGAGCCGGGTGACGATGTCGGCGAGGCGGGAGCGCATCCGCGTGGTGCCGGGCCAGGGGCGCGGCGCGGTGAGGGCGGCGATGCAGACGGCGTCGTCCCCGGCGGCGAAGGGGTTGTGGCGGACCATGACGTCGAGTCCGGGGATCGGTTCGCCGGCCGGGGTGTCGACCGCGAGCCAGGCGGGGTCGCGGACGATGTCGAAGCCGGGGTGGGCGGCCTGCCATTGGTCGACGAGCCCGGTGCGGAGCAGCCGGTGGACCTCCACGCCGCGGTGGAGTTCCTTGCGGAGGTTCTCGCGGCGGGAGTTGGTGATGCGTACGCCGAGGGAGAGCTTGAGCATCGTCCGGGCGCCGGGTCGGTGCACGGTGCGCACGGAGGAGGTGGGGTGCCAGGTGGCGCCGTGGGGACCGAGGTCGTGGAGCAGGCCGGCGTCCAGGAGGGCGGCGACGGCGGGGCGGTGCAACAGCTCACGCGCCTGCCACGGGTGCAGGGGCAACGGCACGGTCCCGGCGGGCAGTTCCAGACCTTCGGCGAGTCCGGCGGCGAGCTGGGCTGCGGTGACCGGGCGGCCCTGTTCGGTCCAGGCGGAGTCGGCGGCGAGGACCGTGGGGGCGACGGCCATCCAGTGCAGTGGGAAGGATCCGTGGAGCTCGGGTGAGTAGAGCCGGGCTTCGGCCTCGGAGAGCCCTTCGCGGCTCTTGGGGGTGGGGTGAAGAGGGTGGCCGAGCAGCAGGGACTGCTCGGCGGTGAGGAAGAGGTCCGCTTCGGGACCGGGGGTGGGGCGGCGGCGCCGCTCGGTGATGAACTCGGCGGTGCGGCGGGTCGAGTCGGCGACGCGGCCGACGAGTTCGGTTCCTTCGGGGCGGCCGGTCTCGCGGCTGAGGAGGGCGGCGACGGTGACGGCGTCGGCGGTGGGAGCGGTGGGGTGCAGTCCTTCGAGGGCGGGAGGCCCGAAGCGATGCCATCCCGTCGGCGACCAGTAGAGGACGGGGACGAGGAGGGCGGTGCCGCTGGCATCGAGGGGGATGCGGAGGGTCGTGGATTCGGGGGCGGGAAGGTTCTTCTCGCGTACCCAGCAGCGCAGCAGGTTCTCGATGGTCGCGGTGTCGGCGGCGCGGTGTGCGTCCGGGTCGTCGAGGTGGTCCACCCGAGCAGCCGTACTGCCCACAGCCGCATCGACGTTCACGGGGGCGTGCGGAGCGGGAGTGGGCTGGGGGTCGTACGGGCCGGAGTGCTGCCGGGGGACGGTGGCCTGCTCGACGGTGAGCGGGCCGCGTGCGGCGCTGCCGGTGTCGGACGCTTCGGATGCGGGGCTGGCGTTCACGGGGCGCTTCCTTGTGAGGGGTGTCCGGGTTCGGTCCGGGATCAGTGGGACGGTCCGGTCGGTCCGGTGTCGTTGCCGAGACGCGTACCGCGGGCGTGAGGCCCCGGGCGGTGGACGCGTTCGGCGGCGGCCAGGGCGTCGGCGAAACGGTCGAGGACGGCTTCGGCCTGCTCGTCGGTGAGGGTGAGCGGAGGGAGGAGGCGTACGACTCCCGAGTGGCGGCCGCCGAGTTCGACGATGAGACCGCGGTCGAGGCATTCCCGCTGGACTGCCGTCGCGAGGGCAGGGTCGGCCGGCGGGACGGTGGCACCGAGGTCGCCCGGCTCCTCGGAGTCCGGGTCCACCAGCTCGACGCCGATCATCAGCCCCCGGCCGCGCACATCGCCGATGCGGGGGTGGGCCGCGGCCAGGCCCTGGAGCCGTCCGAGCATCCGGGCGCCGAGGGTGGCCGCGCGGTCGGCGAGCCGGTTCTCCCGTACGTACGCGAGGGTGGCCGCTCCGGCTGCCATGGCGAGCTGGTTGCCACGGAAAGTGCCCGCGTGGGCGCCGGGTTCCCAGGCGTCGAGCTCCGACCTGTAGACGATGACCGCGAGCGGGAGGGAACCGCCGATGGCCTTGGAGAGGACCATGACGTCGGGGACGATGCCGCTGTGCTCCACGGCCCAGAAGGCGCCGGTGCGTCCGACGCCCGTCTGGACCTCGTCGGCGATGAGCGGGATGGAGCGGGCCGCGGTGATCTCCCGCATCCGGCGGAGCCAGGCGTCCGGGGCGGGGATGACACCGCCCTCGCCCTGGACCGGTTCGAGGATCATCGCGGCGGGGGTGGGGACCCCGCTCTTGGGGTCGTCGAGGAGGTTCTCCGTCCAGCGCGCGGACAGTTCGGCTCCGCGCTCGCCGCCGACGCCGAAGGGGCAGCGGTAGTTCTGCGGATAGGGCAGCCGGGTGACCCGTACGTCCGTCGCACCCCCCGAGGCGTCGAGGGCTCCGGCCGTCATGCCGTGGTAGGCGCCGGTGAAGCTGAGCAGGCCGCGTCGGCCGGTGGCGGTGCGAACGAGTTTGAGGGCGGCCTCGACTGCGTCCGTGCCCGCCGGTCCGCAGAACTGGATGCGCGCGTCGCGGGCGAGTGCGGCCGGCAGCGTGGCGAACAGCTCGGTGGTGAAGGCGTCCTTGACCGGGGTGGCGAGGTCGAGGACGTGCAGGGGGGCTCCGGAGTCGAGGACCTTCCTGATGGCTTCGAGGACCACCGGGTGGTTGTGCCCGAGGGCCAGGGTCCCCGCGCCGGACAGGCAGTCCAGATAACGCCGGCCGTCCGCGCCCTCGATGGTCAGTCCCCGGGCCCGTACGGGAACGATCGGCAGTGAGCGCGCATATGTGCGCGCCGCCGATTCGCGCAGCGACTGGCGACGCAGGATGCCTTCAAGTGCGCCCCCTTCACCCGCCCTCCGCTCCCGCTGGTGCGCCTGCGCGGCCGACGGTACGGCCGGAGCTGGTTCGGTCACGGCCACGGCTCGGTGTCCTCCCGCTGTAACAGTTGCGTTGCACATCGGTACGTTGCTCCGCCGCGCGAACGGCGTCGCTGAACGCTTCCTCTGTGTCCCCCGTACGTACCAACGACGAGGGCTGCCAAGGATCACGGGAAAATCCCAAGATCCTTGGGACGGTGGGGATCACGACCCGGCAACGACCGCGCGGAGGCCGGAACCGCGGACCTGCCGCGCGCCGTCCCACCGGGCACCGGCATAGTGGGGGCGCACATCAGCGCCGGTCACGGCGCCACCACAGTTCACTCATGCACAAGTTGACGTAGTCCCAGGGGGATCACGAGATGCGATCGATTCGTCCGCTGCTGGCCGCGGCAGCCGCCGTCGCGGCGTTGACGCTGACGGCGACGGCCTGCGGCCCGACCGAGGAGAACGCGGGCGACAAGCCCAGCGCTTCCGCGAGCCCGTCCACCGGCGACAAGATCACGATTCCGGACGATCTCAAGGACCGGCTCAAGGAGCACGGGATCGATCTGGACAAGTGGAGGAACGGCGAGTGGAAGAACTGGGACCGCGACAAGTGGCTTCGTGAGGCGAAGGACTACGTCAACCCGATCATCGAGGACCTCTGGGACCCGGACCGGATGCGGGACGCCCAGCGGCCCGACAAGCCGGTCGAGGAGGAGGACATCTCGGGCGACGACGGTGTCACCGACCCGACCCCCGCGCCGGTCCGGGCGAAGGGCGTGCAGTCGCCGTACCACTCCAACGCCCCCGAGGCGGGCAAGGTGTTCTTCGACGGCCCCGAGGGTTCGATGGTCTGCTCGGCCACGGTCGTGACGGACCCGGCCAACCCCGGCAAGTCCAACATGGTCTGGACCGCGGGCCACTGTGTGCACGCGGGCAAGAAGGGCGGCTGGTACCGCAACATCGCCTTCGTCCCCTCGTACAACGACCGCGCCCTGCCGACCGCGAAGCTGGAGAACGCGACGCGTGAGCAGGTCGCTCCGTACGGCGTGTGGTGGGGCGACTGGGCGCAGACGTCCGAGCAGTGGATCTCCCAGGGTGCGGCGACGGGCGGTCAGGGTGCTCCGTACGACTTCGCGGTGATCCATGTGACGCCGGAGAAGGGCAGCACGGGCAAGTCGCTGGAGGAGACGGTCGGTTCGGCGCTTCCGGTGGAGTTCAACGCTCCCGCGGTGTCGAAGATCGCGAACATGACGGCGACCGGTTACCCGGCGGGCCCGCCGTTCGACGGTCAGAAGATGTTCCAGTGCCAGGACAAGCCGGGCCGCCTGTCGGTGAAGGCGGAGCAGCCGACGATGTACCGCATCGGTTGCACGATGACCGGCGGTTCGTCCGGCGGTGGCTGGGTCGCCGCGGGGCAGGACGGCAAGCCGGCGCTGGTGTCCAACACCTCGATCGGCCCGGTGACGGCCGGCTGGCTGGCCGGTCCGCGCCTGGGCACCGAGGCCAAGGGCGTCTACGACGAGGTCAGCAAGAAGTTCGCCGGCCGCTAGGCGGCGGCCGAGGGGCGGGGCCCTGCGGGGTCCCGCCCCTTTCCTACGGGCATACTGTGCACCGCAAGTGACGCGTCCATGGCAACGCGACCGTGGCATTCGGTCCGTGGCGTCGCCCGGACGCGGGAAACATCATCTGGGGGATCTCAACTCATGCGTTCCACACGACTCATACCCGCCTTCGCCGCGCTGGCATCGGCGCTCGCGCTGACCGCCACCGCCTGCGGCCCGACCGAGACACCGGCGGCCGACAAGCCCACGGCGGAGACGAGCGCGCCCGCCACCGGAGGCGGCGATGCCGCTCTTCCCAAGGATCTCGCCGACAAGCTGAAGAAGCACGGCGTCGACCCGGACAAGTGGAAGAACGGCGAGTGGAAGAACTGGAACACGGACACGTGGCTCCGTGAGGCCGAGGACTTCGTCAACCCGGTGATCGACGGGCTCTGGGACTCCCAGCGGATGCAGTCCGCGAAGAGCCCGGACCAGACGATGGCCACGACGGCGGGCTCCGGGGGCAGCGACCCCACGCCGCGCCCCGTCCAGGCCCAGCGGGAGAAGACGCCCTACCACCGCAACGCGGCACCGGTCGGCAAGATCTTCTTCGACTCGCCCCAGGGTCACATGGTCTGCTCCGGCACGATCGTGAAGGACCCGCGCCGGCCCGGGAAGTCCAACATGGTGTGGACCGCGGGTCACTGCGTCCACGCCGGCCAGCGTGGCGGCTGGTACCGCAACATCACCTTCGTCCCCGCCTACAACGACCTCGGCAAGTCGCCGGCCGCGCTGCGCAACGCCCAGCCGCACGAGGAGGCGCCGTACGGCCAGTACTGGGCCGACTGGGCCGTGACCTCGGGCGAGTGGATCCAGCGTGGCGGGTCGCAGGCCGCCTGGCCGTACGACTACGCCGTGCTGCACGTGCAGCCGGCCCGTGGGAAGAAGTCCCTGGAGGAGACCGTCGGCGCCGCGCTGCCGGTCGACTTCTCGGCGCCCGCGCCCGCGCAGGCCGGGACGGTGGGAGCCTGGGGTTACCCGGCGGCCCCGCCGTACAACGGTCTGATCATGCACAAGTGCCTGGACCGGGCCACCCGGCTCACCACGGCACCGGCGACGCCGACCATGTACCGCATCGGCTGCACGATGACCGGTGGCTCGTCCGGCGGCGGCTGGTTCCGTGCGCTGCCCAACGGGACGACCGCGCTGGTGTCGAACACCTCGATCGGCCCGGCCGGCGGCAACGGCTGGCTGGCTGGACCGCTGCTGGGACGCGGCGCGAAGGACGCGCACGAGATGGTGAGCAAGAAGTTCGCCCGCTGACCCGACGGCACTGATACCCACGCCGGCGGACACCGGCGTACGACATGCGGAAGGCCCCGTCCCCTGATGAGGGGGGCGGGGCCTTCCGCATGTGAGCGAACCGGTCAGTGAGCGGCCGGTACGTACGGCGTCAGGAACGCCGCCAGCTCCTCGTGCACACGCGCCTTGAGCAGCGTGCCCTCCGGGGTGTGCTCCTCGGAGAGCAGCTCACCCTCGGCGTGCACCCGGGACACCAGCCCGCCCTCGGTGTACGGCACGAGCGCCTCGATCTCGACCTGCGGCCGCGGCAGTTCGGCGTCGATGAGCGCGAGCAGCTCCTCGATGCCCTCGCCCGTACGGGCGGAGACCGCGATCGCGTGGCGCTCGGCCCGCATCAGCCTCTGCAGGACGAGCGGGTCGGCCGCGTCCGCCTTGTTGACGACCACGACCTCCGGCACGTTGACCGCGCCGACGTCGCGGAACACCTCGCGTACCGCCGCGAGCTGCTCCTCCGGAGCCGGGTGCGAACCGTCGACCACGTGCAGGATCAGATCGGATTCGCCGACCTCCTCCATCGTGGAGCGGAACGCCTCGACCAGGTGGTGCGGCAGGTGCCGTACGAACCCGACGGTGTCGGCCAGGGTGTACACCCGGCCGCTGGGCGTCTCGGCCCGGCGCACGGTCGGGTCGAGGGTGGCGAACAGTGCGTTCTCCACCAGCACACCCGCACCGGTCAGCCGGTTGAGCAGCGAGGACTTGCCGGCGTTGGTGTATCCGGCGATGGCGACAGAGGGAACCTTGTGACGGCGCCGCTCCTGCCGCTTGATGTCGCGGCCGGTCTTCATCTCCGCGATCTCCCGGCGCATCTTCGCCATCTTCTCGCGGATCCGACGCCGGTCGGTCTCGATCTTGGTCTCACCGGGACCACGGGTGGCCATGCCGCCACCGCCGCCGCCACCCATCTGACGGGAGAGCGACTGACCCCAGCCTCGCAGTCGCGGCAGCATGTACTGCATCTGCGCCAGCGCGACCTGCGCCTTGCCCTCTCGGGACTTGGCGTGCTGGGCGAAGATGTCGAGGATGAGCGCGGTCCGGTCGACCACCTTCACCTTGACGACGTCTTCGAGGGCGATGAGCTGGCCGGGGCTGAGCTCGCCGTCACAGACGACGGTGTCAGCGCCGGACTCGAGCACGATGTCCCGCAGCTCACGGGCCTTGCCGGAACCGATGAAGGTGGCCGGGTCCGGCTTGTCACGGCGCTGGATCACGCCGTCGAGTACCAGGGCGCCCGCCGTCTCGGCGAGGGCCGCGAGCTCCGCCAGGGAGTTCTCCGCGTCCTGGACGGTCCCCGAGGTCCATACGCCGACCAGCACGACGCGCTCAAGGCGCAGCTGCCGGTACTCGACCTCGGTGACGTCCTCGAGCTCGGTGGAGAGGCCCGCCACGCGCCGCAGGGCCGCGCGCTCGGAGCGGTCGAACTGATCGCCGTCCCGCTCTCCGTCGATCTCGTGGCTCCAGGCGACGTCCTCTTCCATCAGGGCATCGGCCCGAAGGCTCTCGGTGCGGTTCGTCTCCGCGAAGCTCTGCTCGTCCTGGGAAGGGGATGAAGAGGAGGTCATTTGATCCTTACGTCGATGGAAGTCGTTGCGTCGATCACAACGTGTGACGGCACGGAAAGATTCCCGGGCCGGCCGCGTCGTCGACCTGACGATGGTGACACGGTCGGGCGTCGCCCGTCACCCCGGTTTTACGGCGCCGCGGGCCCCGGCGGCCGGGCGGGAGCGCCAGTCCGGGTGCCCGGGCATCGGCGGGGTCTTCTCCGCGTACAGCCAGCCCGCGAAGAACGACGTGAGGTCACGCCCCGCGATCTCGGAGGCGAGCGCCGTGAAGTCGGCGGTGGTGGCGGTGGAGTCGGCGTGCTCGCTCACCCAGCGGCGTTCCAGGCTCTGGAAGGCCTCCTTGCCGATCTCCTGACGGAGGGCGTAGAGGACCAGAGCGCTGCCGTCGTAGACGACGGGCCGGAAGAGGCTGATCTTCTGGCCCGGCGTGGGCGGCTCGGGGGCGGCGGGCGGTCCGCCGTCGGCACGCCAGGCGTCGGAAGCCCCGTAGGCGGCCCTCATGCGCTGCTCGAGGGACTGCTTGGCCGTCTCCTCTGCGTACAGCGCCTCGTACCAGCTCGCGTGCCCCTCGTTGAGCCACAGGTCGGACCATGTGCGGGGCGAGACGCTGTTGCCGAACCATTGGTGGGCCAGCTCATGGACCATGATCGAGTCGACGTACCACTCCGGGTACGCGGGCTCGGTGAAGAGCCTTCTCTCGAAGAGAGAGAGGGTCTGGGTCTCCAGCTCGAATCCGGTGTCGGCGTCGGCCACCAGGAGTCCGTACGTCTCGAAGGGATAGGCGCCGACCTGGCGCTCCATCCACTCGATGTGGCCGGGGGTGCGCTTCAGCCAGGGCTCCATGAGCTCGCGGTCGGCGGTGCGCACCACGTCCCTCAGGGGGAGCCCGTGGGGGCCGGTCCGGTGGACGACGGTGGTGCGGCCGATGGAGACCTGGGCGAGCTCGGTGGCCATGGGGTGGGTCGTGCGGTACGTCCAGGTCGTGGTGGTCCCGTCGGCTTTCTGGTCGACCGGGAGGCCGTTGGCGACGGCCGTCAGCGCGCTGGGGGCGGTGATGCGGAAGGTGAAGTACGCCTTGTCGGCGGGGTGGTCGTTGGAGGGGAAGACCCGGTGGGCGGCGTCGGCCTGGTTGGCCATGGCGAGACCGTCGCCGGTGCGGACCCAGCCGCCGGTGTCGGCGGGGCCACTGGGATCGCTGGTGTGGGTGACGGCGATGGTCAGCGGGTCGCCGTCCTCGGCAGGCTGGGCGGGTGTGATCACCAGGTCCTCGCCGCTGGTCACGAAGTCGGCCGGTTCGCCATCGACGGTGACCGAGGCGACCTTGCCGTGCGTGAAGTCGAGGTTGATCCGCTCCAGGTCGGCGGTGGCGAGGGCGTCGATCCGGGTCACCGCAGCGAGCGGCTCGGTGTTCTTGCCCTGATAGGTGAGATCGATGTCGTACGAGAGGACGTCGTAGCCCGGGTTGCCGAGGTGAGGGAAGAGCGGGTCTCCGATCCCGAGCGGCGCGGGTGCGGGGAGGGAGGCGGCGACGAGCCCGGCCGAGGCGGCGACCAGGACGGCGGAACGCAGCCAACGCGCGCGTGGGGAGCGATTTCGGGGTGTGAGCGGCATGGGCTACGGCTACCAGTGCCCGCGCCGCTCCCCCGTGCGGCGCGCTCGCCCGCCACCCGAAGGGGTCACCGCTGTGCTGACGTCACCCCAGTGCTGCCCGTCACGCGCGCCGACGTCATTCCTCGTGCGAGGCGGGGTGCCGGGCGCGGCTCACGTCGTACACCCCGGGCACGTCCCGCATGGCTCGCATCAGGGCGGGCAGCCCCGCCGCGTCGGGGAGTTGCAGGGTGTACGTGTGCCGGACCCGCTGCTCGCTGGGGGGCTCGACCGTCGCGGCGACGACAGCGACGCCCTCGGTGGCGATGGCTTCGGTGAGATCCGCGAGGAGGCGGGGGCGGCCGAAGGACTCGGCTACGAGCGTCACACGGCACTCGGCGGTGTCGCCCCAGTGGACGGTGACCGGGGTGCGCCCGAGCCGTCTCATCGTGTCGACGGCGGCGCAGCCGGCGCGGTGGACGGTGACGGATCCGCCGCGGACCTGGAAGCCGGTGATCTCGTCGGGCGGTACGGGGGTGCAGCAGCCGGCCGGCCGTACGACGGCGTCGGTGGCGGTTACCTCCGGCAGGTCGGCGTGGAGCTTGGCGCCCGAGCGCCGGTCGGCGGTGAAGGAGACCGATGGCCGGGGGTCGGCCTCGGGTGCTCTCACGGCCTCCGGGTGCGCCTGGAGCCAGGCGGTGATCGCGATGCGCGCGGCGGGGGTACGGGTGTGCTCCAGCCACTCGGGGGACGGCCCGGACGCCGTGTCCTGGGCGAGCAGCAGCTGCACGGTGTCGCCGTCGTTCAGCACCGTACTGAGCGTGGCCAGGCGCCCGTTGACGCGGGCGCCGAGGCAGCCGTGCGCGGCGTCGCCGTGCTGCGCGTAGGCGGCGTCGACGCAGCTCGCGCCGGCGGGCAGGCTGATCTTGCCGGGGGCGCTGCCGTCGGCGCGGAAGACGGTGATCTCCTGGTCCTCCGCGAGGTCCGCGCGCAACGAGGTCCAGAAGGTGTCGGGGTCGGGCGTGGCCTGCTGCCAGTCGAGGAGCCGGGAGAGCCAGCCGGGGCGGGTGGGGTCGACGCGCTCCCCGTCCTCGGCCGGTTCGGGGCCGTCACTGCCCGTCGGAGGGGTGTACGGGTTTCCGAGCGCGACCACGCCGGCCTCGGCGACCTGATGCATCTGGTGCGTACGGATGAGGACTTCGGCGACGGCACCGTCCGGGGCGGCGACGGCGGTGTGCAGCGACTGGTACAGGTTGAACTTGGGGGCGGCGATGAAGTCCTTGAACTCGGAGATCACCGGCGTGAAACACGTGTGGAGTTCGCCGAGGACGGCGTAACAGTCGGCGTCCTCGGCCACGAGGACGAGGAGCCGACCGAAGTCGCTGCCCCGCAGGTCGCCGCGCTTGAGGCGGACGCGGTGGACGGAGACGAAGTGCCGTGGCCGGACGAGGACTTCTGCGGCGATGTCCGCTTCCCTCAGGACGGCGGAGACGCTGTCGGCGATGGCGGCGAGCGCGTCGCCCGCACCGGTGTTCTCGGCGATGAGCGCCCGGGTCGCTTCGTACTCCTCGGGGTGGAGGATCGCGAAGACGAGGTCCTCCAGCTCGGTCTTGAGCGCCTGGACACCGAGCCGCTCGGCGAGCGGGATGAGGAAGTCGCGGGTGACCTTGGCGATCCGGACCTGTTTCTCGGGGCGCATCACGCCGAGGGTGCGCATGTTGTGGAGCCGGTCGGCGAGCTTGATCGACATGACCCGGACGTCGTTGCCGGTGGCGACGAGCATCTTGCGGAAGGTCTCGGGCTCGGCGGCCGCGCCGTAGTCGACCTTCTCCAACTTGGTGACGCCGTCGACGAGATAGGCGACCTCGTC contains:
- a CDS encoding IucA/IucC family siderophore biosynthesis protein; amino-acid sequence: MPSSPATHDSGLLTPPELTAAAWTRAAARLLAKTIGEFAYEEIVEPVPVSADPATDTAGDTDRYLLQLDDGSPLTFTARRGAYGSWRVAPDSLALDGQPMTDPLDFLVRARVLLRLDGATLGHLIREFTTTLAADARLERTALTADRLADLGYAELEGHQTGHPWLVLNKGRIGFSATDTARWAPEARRTTRLPWIAVSTDLAAYRGVPGLDTPDRLYAGELDADIRETFHGTLRARGLDPETYLLLPVHPWQWDEIVLPLYAPAVAAGAIVPLTADGDLRLPQQSIRTFLNTSRPDRHTVKLPLSVLNTLVWRGLPTERTLAAPAVTSWVHGLRDADPFLRDECGVILLGEVASVTVEHPLYDRLPEVPYQYKELLGAIWREPLRLPPGERARTLAALLHTDPDGRAFVAELVERSGLAPRIWLQRLFAAMLPPLLHFLYQYGTVFSPHGENAIVVYDDQDVPVRLAIKDFVDDVNISARPLPEHDAMPDDVRAVLLTEEPDFLTQFIHSGLFVGVFRYLAPLCEKQLAVPEGDFWALVRAEILRHQARFPELKERFELFDLLTPRIERLCLNRNRLHLDGYRDRPERPHAAVQGTVPNPLA
- a CDS encoding GNAT family N-acetyltransferase, with the translated sequence MPPTDASTDPGTDSGAGSRPPTDTGGEDTLDLHLADELVALLGTDGTATTFGDLLDDVATWGPAATPVGSFHLVPVRIERDLALLTRWMNDPAVAAFWDLAGPESVTESHIRARLDGDGRSVPCLGALDSTPMSYFEIYRADLDPLSRHYPARPHDTGIHLLLGSVADRGRGVGTTLLRAVADLVLDHRPRCTRVIAEPDLRNTPSVSAFLSAGFRLSAEVDLPDKRAALMVRDRALRHVL
- a CDS encoding IucA/IucC family protein — translated: MNASPASEASDTGSAARGPLTVEQATVPRQHSGPYDPQPTPAPHAPVNVDAAVGSTAARVDHLDDPDAHRAADTATIENLLRCWVREKNLPAPESTTLRIPLDASGTALLVPVLYWSPTGWHRFGPPALEGLHPTAPTADAVTVAALLSRETGRPEGTELVGRVADSTRRTAEFITERRRRPTPGPEADLFLTAEQSLLLGHPLHPTPKSREGLSEAEARLYSPELHGSFPLHWMAVAPTVLAADSAWTEQGRPVTAAQLAAGLAEGLELPAGTVPLPLHPWQARELLHRPAVAALLDAGLLHDLGPHGATWHPTSSVRTVHRPGARTMLKLSLGVRITNSRRENLRKELHRGVEVHRLLRTGLVDQWQAAHPGFDIVRDPAWLAVDTPAGEPIPGLDVMVRHNPFAAGDDAVCIAALTAPRPWPGTTRMRSRLADIVTRLAARTGRPTTAVAAEWFLRYLDQVVRPVLWLDGHAGVALEAHQQNTLVLLDTHGWPIGGRYRDNQGYYFRESRRDELENRLPGIGTASDTFVSDQVTDERFAYYLGINNVLGLIGAFGAQRLADERVLLAGFRQFLTSATGLGSPLPHRLLEAATLRCKANLLTRLHGLDELVGPVDTQSVYVAITNPLRS
- a CDS encoding diaminobutyrate--2-oxoglutarate transaminase family protein is translated as MAVTEPAPAVPSAAQAHQRERRAGEGGALEGILRRQSLRESAARTYARSLPIVPVRARGLTIEGADGRRYLDCLSGAGTLALGHNHPVVLEAIRKVLDSGAPLHVLDLATPVKDAFTTELFATLPAALARDARIQFCGPAGTDAVEAALKLVRTATGRRGLLSFTGAYHGMTAGALDASGGATDVRVTRLPYPQNYRCPFGVGGERGAELSARWTENLLDDPKSGVPTPAAMILEPVQGEGGVIPAPDAWLRRMREITAARSIPLIADEVQTGVGRTGAFWAVEHSGIVPDVMVLSKAIGGSLPLAVIVYRSELDAWEPGAHAGTFRGNQLAMAAGAATLAYVRENRLADRAATLGARMLGRLQGLAAAHPRIGDVRGRGLMIGVELVDPDSEEPGDLGATVPPADPALATAVQRECLDRGLIVELGGRHSGVVRLLPPLTLTDEQAEAVLDRFADALAAAERVHRPGPHARGTRLGNDTGPTGPSH